GGGTCGACCTAGTCTTGCATAGAGTGAAGTTGTAATTTTAAGAGGGAAAAAAAGTATAACGAGGAAAAAATGTGGGCCCTCCATTTTCTATTTGTTCTATAGTTTCTGCTCTAAGAGTTTTTCCTTTTTCCCTCCCCCTTCCTCTTTCAATCTTccattgaagaagaagaaccaagaggcaagatttttttttttctttctgattttgatttctttaaaGAAAATTAAGAATAAGTATGAGGTATGagacttctccatttttttctctttttacttttttatctgaagaagaagaagaatatgtattattttgtattttgCTGCTTTTTTCCAAAATATATTTTCCAAAATTTTTTAGAATCCTCTCCAAAGAAGTGGAGAgaatgtttttcagatttttctaaaCTATTTCTTATAATAGAAATATAataaagaattttaaaaaaatatatatgcattttatGACCTGCCTGGTCGACCAGACCCAGTGACTGACTTGGCCCAAGCTAGGTCCTGGTCTGCAAACTATGATTAGTACAATATCATGTTCTATTTCAAGGCTTGTTTCACAAGGAAACATGGATATGTTTCAACAGGGGCCATTAGAGGAAGATATCATTCTAATCTACCAATTTGAAATATCAATCATGCCTGAAACCACAATGTATCCAATGAAGAACTTACTCCAGAGTCCAGATAAATCATGTGCCAGGCAGGATAATCTGGTTTCTTCAAGCTCAAGGATTGCTGGAAAGAGAACACTCCAACAGATGGTGAGGTGGCTTTCAGTTTTATCACACCAGCAATTTATATATTTCAACACACTTCATAAAATAATCCAAAATCAATCAATAATTTTGTGGTATATACATTACTTGATGGCAACAAAAAGAACAAACCAGTTAGAACATCGCATTGAAAAATCCGAAAATGCTAGTAATCCTAGCTCTGACCTCTTCATGCAGACACATCATTTCCCTTCCAATAAAAGGGAAGTGCTTGATAGAAGAAATGACACCTCTTCTTGTGTTGCCGACCCGAAACCTTGCCATCTGATTCTACCAAATCTGTCAAGCAGGAAAACATACCTGCAGGGCAACAAAAAGGAGTGTTTTCAGATCCAATCCCCCTACACTGGAGAAATACAAGGCATTTGGAATTTTACAGGAACAATACCCAGTAAGAAGGTTCAATATCTTTAGCTCTTTTCTGAAGTAATAGTGGTCTCCAAATGAATAAACAATTTGTCTCTGAAGAGCATAGTTACTTGCATCAGTACTTGATTTCCGCATTGTCCGGAGAAGTAGCTTCTTTACTAGAGTCAGTGATAGAAACCAAGAATCTATAAGCGATACCTGAAAATATGTATGTAGCTCTTCTATTTACTCAAAACAAGTACAATGTGCAGAAGATGGCAGAAGACGTGCGTATAAAAGATGAGACGAGCCATCATACAAAAATGTGCATGCTTATTGTTAATAAAACCATGAAATTTTAAAAGGTGCAAATTTACTTCAGAATCCacattgcattgcattgcattgcatgtaCAATTCCAGAAAAACAGATATCTTTGAGGAACACGCAAATTTTTGGTACTCTGGTAAAAAAGAATGAATCAGCatgcaaaggaaaagaaaatatctgCTACATATGTTTTCAATGAGTGCCATTCAATGTGCACTTTGTAACAGGAAACAAGGATTATGAAAATCAAAGCTCAGTTTCGGTGTCCATATAAACAATGTCATGAAGAAAGActgaaacttgaaagaatatcAGAAATTAGGAATGCCGTTCTAGTATAGTAGTTTATACAGAAATGAAGGTCATGACAATGCATTTCCGATGTGATTATGTAGATTTATCTGTATATTAGTAAGCATAGATTTATCAGTAATTGTTCTGAACTTTCAGTGTGCAATTTTGATGTGATTATTTTAGTAATCCGTTATCCAATTTAAAAGGTATTCTCAGAGAAAGGTGTGGCATTGTGATGGACACTGAATCATACACAAATCATAGAAATATCACATATATCATTTTTGCTCTATTTTGATTTGTTTATCTGTGGTCAATCAGATGGAAACTACAGTGCTGGTCTCAAACCTTTGGATCGATTTCTAGAAGCTAGTGTTCTCAATACGAGTAATGAGAACCTAACACAAAATGCTAATAAATGAAATCCTCATAAAACCCATAGTGGGTTCAGACATACAGCAATATTAGACTTTTAGAGAGACAGGATTGTcaacaaataaattaaataaacacTTGGCTTAACGAAGAACACAGGCTCCAGAAGACCCAAGTGCTAAGGGCAAAAGACTTGGAGATGAGCAGACCAACAATGGCAAAAGACAAGCTGGTCCATGTTTTCACTGAGATGCCAAAAGAGATGTAATGAGAAAGCAAACAATCATGCATGCAACCAATTGTGAGTGAACAAACATGCCGTCTTTGTGTTCACCTCGTATAACCGGATATTTTCTGAAGCGCAAAAAGCATCTAAAAAAGGTGCAGTCCATGATTCAATCATCGCCTGTTTAGAAGAAAGAAACGAAATGTTAATATCATTCATAAGCAAAATGAGTGAGCTCAATCACCAACACAAATATTATAATAGATAAAAATAAAGGTCTGTGGATGTGATGAGTAGTGAAATACCTTAACATGTTCATGGGGAACAGTTCTACATGGAACAAGGTGAGTTTATGTAGATGCCATCAACGTTTTCAGTATCTTGCAATATCACTGATATATCCTATGATATACCTGTTATCCCAGCTGGGCGATACAAAACCCAGCTTCAATATCCATTTTCCATGGTATCCACACTCTCTCTTTATGAATTCTTAATGTATCGTGCAATATATTGATACCGAGTGTGATATCGAAAGGGATAAAAGGAAACCAACACTGTTCTGTTTGCTAAAGctcaaaaattcacaaaaatcaatttttttgccaaaaagaaAAAACTTCTTCCTAGTATATTATAAAGTGATTTTGAACAGTCCACTCTACTTTATTTGAAGTAAATCTTCAAAATTTCTCTGAAATCACGATCAGAAGCTTCTTGGGGCCGGATTTTAAAATATGTGTATTTTTCAGTTttgattcttctttttttttgtcaatagtgtcaaatggtaagaaatctattactcttcatgttttgcatgaaaaattatggatttggagcttcgatttcaatATTTGGGGCGAGATGGGTCGAGTTGtggaaattttgggaaaaatcgaaatttccccaattttttccaaattggttgcaatcttagtgtccaaacacaaaatgaaacatgtatataacccCATCTACACATTGTTGGCAATTTACagattttttaggaaaaaaaattaattaaaaatgtttaaaaaatattttttttttgaaatccacaAGTATATTTCttgttttctacttctttttcttttgaatgtaatgCCTATGTTTCCATAcatatcttcttacatttataaattttatgaattgactatgaatatagttgcattagttcaatcaaatAGCGGATAgattaggaccttatacaaaggaaacctattatgtgcacttgttttttctgattttttttttgtaagtgtgtattagtgtcttttttaacaatccctgaagtttcattgaataGTTCAACCAATTTcacaatgtttccccatgtttcccaacaacaataataaattatgcgatacaactgaTACATCCCATGTGATAATTGATATGTATAcacatcccaagggtgcgatacattatgtgataaTGATACAAAAAACATTGGATGCCATGTGCACAATTTTTGTAGGGTAAAGGAAGATTCTACAATCATTATCATCGTAGCCTCACCACAGCTATTAGGGGTCAACTTTATGAAACTTCTTTCACCAACTTTATGAAACTTCTTTCACCAATCATTCGAAATAGGAACTCTCATGATTTTTgcttgtaaaaataataataataataataataataataataataaataaaataaaattttgacaaCTGGCTACCCATCTGAAAGCAACCCTCCACCCTAACTAGGGCCTGGCTGGCACATCGCTAACAAGCTAAGATTGAGAATAGCATGGGTCCCATGTGTGTATTTACAGGCATTGGAATGTGCCCCATGCATCCATAAACATGCTTGCAATTTACACCCACACAATCAATCCTATGACTAGAACTGTACACGAACCGAACCGAGTCTAGCTTGacacaactcggctcggttcggccAACAGCCTATCTCAACTCGagttcggctcggtcctcgagcctgactggccagctcggttcAGTCAATAACTCGGGTCagctcgagccaagttcaagctcaagctttcgagccaagtttgagttcaagctttcgagtcgagcgttttctttttagtttttctacGGGCAGGcccttttttatattatatataatataaaatataatatattaattaagttatatatataaataatattatatattaagtTATAAGTCAAGCTGAACCGAGTCAAGTTTAGGCCAAgcttcgagccgagttgagtcgaactCGGGACAGCTCGAGCTCAGCTCGAAAttctttcgagctcaaaaaatcagcttggctTGGCCCAAACCCGacttcgagtcaagccgagttgagcttatCCGAGCCGAGCCGAACGaattaaccgagctagctcggttcgtgtccAGCTCTACCTATGATCATGGTTAGTGCACCAACATTTTTGGGTTTTGTTCTAGGCATTTTTAGTCATTAACTGACTTTCATTATGCTATCTAGCTGCACTCAAAAGTGAGGATAATATTATTCCATACCAGATTACCTCTTCTCAACCATTGTTCTTAAATCCCCATCTCTTCCAAGGTGTTGCAATGTTACAAGAACAAGAAACATCTAACAGAGAGACTATAACAAGTCAAATCTTCTATAAATTAGGGTTGCAGGCACTGAAATCTTTTAATCAACGAATGTAGCAGCCAATTACATAACGCATGTAAGAGTTTTGTGCtatcattgccggtcccaagcacAGATAAagggttgcgtcaggttggcaACCGGAATGAAACTTTCGCCACCACTTTCAACATGAATCCTGACAATATaatagcccttgatagagtggaatggcagaaaagcaTCTGTGTAGCCGAACCCAATTAATTGTGTAAGTGCTAATATTCTAAGCACACAtgtatttgtcaaattttgtagacaAAATACGGTATGGATCTTCAGCACACTTCAGTTCTCTACAACACTTCAAGAGTGCGACTCAACATCTTAACAATAGAAGATTCGGAATGATTTCAAGTGAAAGATTAAGTGTATACCAACCTACaagtaaaaatgaccttagaaAAGACCGTAGGATATAGTGCTTAATCATGGCTTTTCAAACtttaatttgtgaaaattttatatgaaaaatttGAGGATGTTTGGCCAACCCAACTTCACCTTTGGCCAGCCTAACTTAGCTCAAGTCAACCCGAGATCAGCTTAGTTCAAGTTTCCAGCAACTTCAATTGTAAAATCAGTTGGAAGTTCGGCCAACCCGACCCTAGGTTCAGCTAGCCAAACTTAGCTTGGGTCAGCCCGAGGGTGACCCGTGTCAAGTTTACAGCAATACGATTTTTCAGATTTCTGGGAGCTTAGGCCAGTCGAACCCTATATTCGGCCAACCGAAGGCTGCTTAGGCCAGCCGAATTTTTTATAAAATCAAATCCTATGAAATCTGATAGTCATTGGAGCAGTATCGTGGAAATCCGGCTAGCGGAAGCAATTCTTAGGCTAATCGAAGATCCAAATCCTTTGGCCATAAATAGAGACCTTTTCTCATTGTTTTAAATACGAAAAAATGAGATAATTCCTCCTCAAACAAAGAGAAAAACTCTAGTCCTTTCCAAGCTATTTGTGTAATAATTCTTATTTTgtttatagcttattcaattcccttctcaagtagatttaaattcaattataGAGTAAGTTATACTCAACTTGATATTAGAGAATTGAATATGCagcttttagggttttattcCTTGAGAAATTATATATCCCTATATCATTTCTAGTTGAGCATACATtgattcatcatcatccaagaaAGAGGATCGCTGCATTGATTGAAGCATCTACAAGACTTCATTAGTATCTTCGCATCGATAATTTGTCTTCAAGAAGTATTTGTTTTTAGAATATTACTTTCATTTTGTGTTTGTTGAGATTGCCCGGAAATCTCATCGGGTTGTATAGTGGTTAGCCCGGGAAAATCACTTGAGGTTTTATTGTGgtaagcctgtgaaaatcacaagaactataagGGGTTGTTGAGGtgatcctgtgaaaaccttaaaaaTAGTAGAAAGCCCAAATTACGTaaagtagtaattttgggagtggagtaggtgttagttaaacaccgaaccactataattctgtgtattgtggtgattgattatcTTATTATCTGCCTTTATCATTTTGAAATATTGGATTCAAGGACGTCGTGACATAAGGTTGTCCTGTTCAATATCTGTTGCTATTGAAAATTCATTTTCCGTGATTGATTGTCATAAATTGGTTTACTCCTATTCCCAACCCCCCCCCGGGACATCTGTAGCTCAACTTACAAATTGGAACAAGGTTTAGATGACGACAATGGCAAGAGTTTTAACATCCATCTAGTAGGCATCACCCTGCTCAGTTGCTCCTTTACATGGTACCAAAACACAGAGGCATCAACGGATAAGCAATACCCAATCCAATGTACATTTTGACCCAAGATATCAGAGCTCTCTTGCTTTGCTCCATgaatgatctaaaacttgtatGAATTATTCCCTTGTTTCCTCTTTTATCTTCTACTTCTTTTCTTAACAAATTTTCCACAATCACGACATTTAGCTGGTAATGGTCTTGAGGCTAActtcattgaaacattcatgtccTCTTTGCTTctacttatttttttttaactacTTTTCCCAAATCCCAACCTTCAGCTAGTAACAGTCTAACAAACCGCTTCATTGACATATTTATGTCCTCTTTTTGCTGCCAAAAGTTGATTCCTTGGATGAGTCTGTGACGTCTAGACTAAATTCGGTAACCAATTGCGTATACTAATGCACCCATACAAATGTCTCCTAAGGTACTCAAGGATTTGCTTTGTTGGCAAAAGATAATAGTTGGATAACCACAATAATTTGTTAGTTATTGGAAAGGCAGAAACATTAACAATCCTCAAGCTCCAACTAACAAACCAAGCTGAGGCGTGCATACAAAGGAGATTATCAAAATCTGTAATCCAAAGCAAAAGGTCCATGGGAAACCTAAAGCCTCCAGGCCCATCACAATTTTTCACCAAAGAAAAGAAGTCTTGAGATAATCAGTACCTACCATACCAAGGGAAGAAGACACCATCTGGAGATGCAAGATATTTGGATGAAGTATAATAAGCatgttagtaggatagacaacaaacctaccatatattgttgtaccatatattactgtaattaagggctgtaattaggggatatagatgctactgttatgctgtaattaagggctgtaattaggggatatagatgatgtaattaggggatatagatgctgctgttatgctgtaattaagggctgtaattaggggatatagaggtTGCTGTTATGCtataattaagggatatattgtaagtagggaaaatgatttctatataaaaggaccactcgattgagggtcattgagcaaatctggcatggtatcaaagccactcTCTGCAACCTTGTCTTTGGTCCAATCTTCATGGTTCTAGGCTCTGGTTCTCTGGTTCCTTGGGTGCGGGTTTTGGTTTGCAGTTTTTTTGGTGCATTTCGAGAGATTCTAGTTATGGCTAACAACTCCAACTCAGAAGTCTTTCAAACTCGGTTTACAGGGAAGAATTATGCTGCCTGGGAGTTTCAGTTTCAACTTTTTGTCATGGGAAAGGAGTTGTGGGGTCATGTTGATGGGAGTGATCCAGTGCCTACCGATCCTACGACGTTGGTTCAATGGAAGGCGAAAGATGCTCGCGTGATGACTTGGATTCGTCTATTGATCCACTGCTTATACTCAATTTAAGGCCGCACAAGACGGCTAAATCAatgtgggagtacttgaaaaaggtCTATCATCACGATCATTCCGCTTGGCGATTTCAATTGAAAACTGATCTTGCTTCCTATTCCCAAGGTACACTCTCTTCAGGAATCTTTCTGTGGTTTTCAGAATCTTTGGGCTAAGTTTTCCGACATTGTGTATGCCAACGTGTCGACCGAGTCCCTCTCTGCTGTTCAAGCAGTTCATGAAGTTAGCAAAAGAGACCAGTTTTTAATGAAACTAAGGCCAAAATTCGAGTCTATTCGCTCCAACATGATTCACAGGGATCCTTCACCATCTCTTGACGTGTGTTTTGGAGCACTTCTTCGAGAGAAACAACGTCTTCTTACTCAATCTTTGCTTCCACAAGAGAATGCTGTCGCATACGCTGCTCAAGGCAAAGGGAGGGTTCGAGACATTCGTACAGTTCAGTGCTACAATTGCAAAGATTATGGGCATATTGCTGCCCATTGTGCTAAAAAGTTCTGCAACTACTGTAAACAGAAGGGgcacatcatcaaagaatgccCAACACGTCCTCAAAACCGACCCGTGAATGCTTATCATGCTACTGCTACTGGCCACACTTCAGATGGGGTAACCAGCACTCAAAATCTCACTCCAGTGTCATCTTCCACTGCTGCTACACCTGCCCTTACACCAGAAATGGTGCAGCAAATGATTGTATCGGTATTTTCCGCTTTAGGGCTGCAAGGTAAGGGTACTATACGTACTATACCTTCTCAATCTTGGCTTGTTGACTCCGCTGCATCCAATGACATGACCAGTTCTCCTGATATGCTTAGCAATGTTCGTAAGTACACTGATTCTTCTAATATTCAAGTTGCTAATGGCCATCGTTTACCGATTACTGGGGTTGGTGATATCGCACCATCActtactaatatttttgtatcaccTAGGCTTTTTATGAGTCTTATCTCGGGTGGACAATTAGTGGATGATAATTACAATGTTCAgttttctcgtgatggttgtcatgTGCAGGATCCGGTGTCGGGGAGGACAATAgcgaaggggcctaaagttggaAAACTGTTTCCATTATACTTTTCCATTCCTAGTATCATTTCTTTGGCATGTACTACTGTCTCCAATAATTGTGAAGTATGGCACAAACGtttaggccatccaaacaatgttgTTTTATCTCATTTGCTGAATTCTGGTTCGTTGGGAAAAAAAAGATTCTTCTTTGCC
This region of Magnolia sinica isolate HGM2019 chromosome 1, MsV1, whole genome shotgun sequence genomic DNA includes:
- the LOC131253395 gene encoding uncharacterized protein LOC131253395 isoform X3, with the protein product MNLTTFSLPIPISRGLPSASSTFTRWATKRPLPKSALGYEMNRGYFADISEMKKHGGKIAMANKTIIPAMVAVKFPSLEVNFSNGRSLKLPISSENCEVDTTEMAIPSASLICLSFRASSQAMIESWTAPFLDAFCASENIRLYEVSLIDSWFLSLTLVKKLLLRTMRKSSTDASNYALQRQIVYSFGDHYYFRKELKILNLLTGYVFLLDRFGRIRWQGFGSATQEEVSFLLSSTSLLLEGK
- the LOC131253395 gene encoding uncharacterized protein LOC131253395 isoform X4 encodes the protein MNRGYFADISEMKKHGGKIAMANKTIIPAMVAVKFPSLEVNFSNGRSLKLPISSENCEVDTTEMAIPSASLICLSFRASSQAMIESWTAPFLDAFCASENIRLYEVSLIDSWFLSLTLVKKLLLRTMRKSSTDASNYALQRQIVYSFGDHYYFRKELKILNLLTGYVFLLDRFGRIRWQGFGSATQEEVSFLLSSTSLLLEGK